The Stieleria maiorica genome includes the window GCACCGCTCTGTCTGCGATCACACGGGGCGACAAGATTGTGTCGCGGGGGGGATAACTGGGCAGTTATGGATATCGCAACAATCATCGGACTGATCCTGGGATTCGGTCTGATCTTGGCTTCGATCGCGATGGGCGGGGGCGGCCTGGGACCCTTCATTGACCCCCCCAGTATGATGATCGTGTTCGGAGGCGCCGCCGCGGCATCCCTGATCAACTTCCCTCTGAAGTACAACCTGGGCGCCTTCGGCGTCATCCTGAAGTGCTTCCTGTTCAAACTGCCCACCGCCCAAGACACGATCGCGCAATTCAAAAAGTTTGCCGAAGTGGTTCGCAAGGACGGGTTGCTAGCATTGGAAGATCAAGCGGCCGAGATCAAGGACGATTACATGCGGCGGGGACTGGAGTCGTTGATCAGCGGCGTCCCGGCCGAAGACGTCGCGCGGACGCTGGAGATCGAGCTGGCGTACATCGAACAACGACACGTCACGGGCAAAAAGATCGTCGATTCGGCCGGTGCGGCCGCGCCGGCGTTCGGCATGATCGGCACCCTGATCGGTCTGGTCCAGATGCTTCGTTCGCTCGATGACCCCAGCAAGATCGGTGGCGGGATGGCGACGGCATTGTTGACGACGTTGTACGGGGCATTGATCGCCAACGTCGTCTGTATCCCGTTGGCCGGCAAGTTGGAAACCCGCAATCGGGAGGAGACGATGATTCGCGAGTTGATCATCCGCGGCATCGCCCTGTTGGGCGAAGGGGAAAGCCCGCGCGTGGTCGAAGAAAAACTGCTCGGGTTCCTGTCCCCCAAAACTCGCCGATCGATCCTCGCAAAGGCGTAGACTGATGGCCAGCGATCTGCCCGAGGATCCGCCGGAAGACATCCCGGCGTGGTTCATGACCTACAGCGACGTCATCACGCTGTTGATGACGTTCTTCATCTTGCTGTTGACCTTTGCCACGACCGAACCGGAGCGGTTCGAAAAGGTCACCGCCAGTGTGTTCGGCGCGGCCGGGGCGAAGGGCGTCGCGGGGCACGAGCACGACATGTTGGATCGAAACTCGTGGAGTCAGCGGATTCGTCCTCGGGCGGCCCGGATCGCGATGCAGGGCAGCGAAATGCCACCGATCCAAAAGGAGGTGACGACCAAGGCGATCGGACGCGGCCTGGAGGCGGTCAGCGAACTGGCCAGCCAAAAAGACGTGATGAAGACGTACGCATTCGAAATGCCGCTGGAAAAATTGGTCGACCAAAACCTGAAACTCACCCAGCGGGGGGCCAAGGTCGCGGCCAAATTGTCGGCACAATTGCGCTCGCTCAGTATTCACTGCACGTTTGAAATCTCCGATCGGACCTTGGAAGATCGCGTCTGCGCCTTCGCCCACCATCTGTACCACGTCGAGCGTGCCCGGCCGGGCCAAATCGGGACCAGCATCGCCGATAACGTGACCACCAAGATGGTTCGAATCGTGATCGAGAAGTACGAGGGGAACCGATGAGCAAACGCAAGAAGCAGCCGCCCAGCGTTCCCAGCAAGGCCTACCTGGTTTCCTTCGGCGACACCATGACCGCCCTGTTGGCCTTCTTCATCGTGCTTAACTCGCTGGCCAAAGAACAGACCGGGGCCAACATGCACTCCGGAACCGGCTCGTTCGTTAACGCTTTTTCAAGCTCCGGGCAACCCGGGCACTTAAGTGGCAGCCGCTCCAATGAAGTGATCCAGCAGGAATCGCAAAAGCCGATCTACGCGTTGGCGGAGAATATGAAGGATGACTCCGACAAGAATATCGGGCCGGACGAGATCAATGAACAGCAACGCGTGCTTGATCGAGAGAAAGAACAATTCCAAAAGTTTCTCACCGAATTGGAATCGCAACTCGATCTGGACATGCTGCCGGAGATCGAAAACCAAGTCGTCTTCGATTCCTTCGAACGACCGGACCCCACGACGGGAAAACTCAGCCTGCACGCCGTCCAGTTGATCTCCGAAGCCGTGACGAAGCTCCGTGAACCCGGCATGACGCTGGAGATCGTGCTGTGGGCAGACATGCCGCGAGGCTCCGCGTTGAAACGGAAACTGGATAAATCGGTCGAGCTTCGTAAGGAAATCGAACGGACGGTCTGGATGAAGGCGAGCCAAAAGTCGCGGATCCGCTACCGCGTCAAACCGTGGCTGTTTGCTGACGCCAAACGCCCCTACCTGTCAGTCATCCTCGGCAGAACCTCCGCTGCCCCCGACGCCGGCTAAACAATACGACGCCCCCTCCAGTCCGTCGCTGAAACGTACGATGGCCCTTCCGGGCCGTCGATCATGCCCCGCCGGCGCTCTTGAAAAAGCCGACGTCACCTTCGCCCGATGGGACCAATAGGACACAGAGGACGTATAGGTCCCCTACGTCCTATCGAGCGCAACATCCATCCGCACCGGTTGAACCAACCGATACGACAAACGTCCGCTGGACTGAGTCAACGTCCACCACGCTTCAAAACCGTTTCTCTACGAACCATTCGCGTTGCGTTTCAAATACTCCAGATTGCCCTGATGCGGCGCCTGGCGATGGTCTTTCATCATCACTTCGCGATCGTGAATCGTGCCCGGTCGAACCGGCCGGTGGGCTTGGTCGGCAAGTCCCACAAGCTGCTTGAGCGTTTCCGGGTAGTCGTCGGCGACATTCTGTTTTTCTTCAACGTCTTGCGACAGGTCGTACAGTTCCCAAGTCCCATTGCGACCACGATAGGCCTTCCAGTTGCCCATCCGCACCGCCGTCTGGCCTTGGTATTCCCAGTACAGAGACGGGTGCGTGGGTTGATCGCCTTGGCCCAGCAACGTCGGGGCGAACGACAGGCCATCGGTCGGTGGGCACTCCGCACCGGCCAAGTCCGCCAACGTCGGCATGACGTCCGGGTAGTAGAGCAAATGATTCGCAACCGAAGCGTCCTGGACCTTGCCCGGCCACCGCACCAGATACGGAACCTTCAGGCCGCCTTCATAAAGCGACCCTTTCCCCGCGCGAAAACGCTCGCCGGTTTGGGGATTCAGATTGGGACCGAAGAATCCGTGCGGTCGTTCGGGAGTCTTGAAATAATCCTGGCCACCGTTGTCGCCGCACAGAAAGATCACGGTGTTGTCGTCAATCGCTGTCTCTTTCAGCAATGAAATGATTTGCCCCAGTTGGCGGTCAACCATGTGCATGAACGCGGCGTAAACCTTGGCGTCATTTTCGGTCCGTTGCCCCGCGGTCCACGGTTTGTCCTTGAAGAGCTGCCACGAGGGATCGTCTTCATCAATGCCCCACAATCCATGTGGGGGCGTCCACGGCAGGTAACAGAAAAATCGCTGCTCGTGGTTCTCGCGGATGAACTTCAACGCCTCATTGAAGATCTCGACGTGGGCGTGGGTCTCACCTTCGAAAAAACTGATTCCGGGGTTGCCCGGCAACGGCACCTCCTGGCTGTTGCGGATCAAGTAGCGCGGATAGAAGGTGTGGGCGTGGACTTGGTCGTAGTAACCGAAGAACTGGTCAAAGCCGTGCTGCTCTGGAACGCCGGATGTGCCGCGGCCCCCGATCCCCCACTTGCCGAACCCGCCGGTGACATACCCCTGCTGTTTGAGCATGCTGGCCAACGTCGGCTCCTCACTGCGAATCGGGGAGAACCCATCGTTCTTTCGCATCGACATGTGTCCGGCATGCAGCCCGGTCAGCAACGAACAGCGTGTCGGCCCGCAGACGGGGGCGCCCGCATAGGCATTGGTAAACCGCATGCCCTCTTCGGCGAAGCGGTCGATGTTGGGGGTCAGCAGATCACCATTGCCCATGTGCCCGGATTCGAAGTAGCCCCATTCGTCGAGCATGATGTAGATGATGTTGGGCGGATCGGCTGCCGCAGATTGCGCGGTTGCAGATTGAGCTGCTGCAGGGGAACCACCGACGACCAAGCCGGCAACAACAATCCAGGCGGCGGCAATCGCCACGACAGGGTGACCTTTCATCGGATACGCGTTTCCTCGGGAGGGAGTCTTCTTCTTCAACGCACCAGTACCGCCCCTGCGGGTTCGAATCATAGCAGGATCAAGAAACGCGTCAGGACCACGAAACGACGATGCCCGACGCCGCGCCCAACACCCGCCTGCAATAATCATTTTGCCCCCATTGTTTTGCCCTCCCCACCCGCAATGCCAGCGGGACGCGTCAGCGAGCGGCCTACACAATGCCAGCGGGACGCGTCCGCGAGCGGCCCGTCCGACCCCAGCGGGAAGCGCCAAGGCCTGTTGATTAAATCCGATCCCACGTGGGATCAGCCGTTTCGCGCGAGCGTACGGGCCTGAACCATCGAGAGAACGCACCGGGCCCGAAGGCTCGCGCCAAACGGCTGATTAAATCAACCCACCGATCAATCAGCGACACCAACGACACCGCGGCGTCAGTTAGATTCAGGCGGATTCCTCGACGCTCCAGAGGATACGATCGACCATTTCTTCATCCGTCGCCGGATTCATAAACACGGCTTTCCAAGCAGGGATTTCGATTCCGAAAGGTTTGAATCCAAAATTCGTCGTGAATCCCAATCTCGCGTCAACCTTTGGATCCATCATCTTCTCGCGTTTCCGCTGCGTTCGGGCGACTTCGGCAAAGTACTGTTCGCGTTCTGCGTCAGGCAATGTTCCTTCGACCAGTTGCCGATAGATGCGTTCGGCATCACGGCCCTTGGGCAAGACCCACCAATCGACAGAAACGCCGATCGTTTCGCGATTCAAAACCTTGCAATAGGGAAGCGTCTCCAATCCCTGCTTGAGTCGCTCGGCCAGTTCCAGACTCCGTGCGGTCAGCATTTGCCACCCCGTCAACCCGATACCATTAAGCGAGGCCATCACGATGTAGGGACCCAATGCAGGCCGCGAACACTCCAGCGTGATCAGCGCCGGATCACGACTGGCCTGTGCTTCCGAAAAGTAGGGTGTGTCGGTGACCTCGCGCGCAAGGTACTTCAAATCCCTGCGGTGATTCACCAAAAATGCGCTGGAAGGATAATGTCCGCGACCGAGCTTGTGGAAGTCGATCGTCGCACTATCGACGACGCGCAAGCCCTTGCAGGCCTCCTGCACTCGTTTGACGATCGACAGCAGACTGTCCGAAAAACCGAGCGTGTTTCTGCCCAGATCGTAGTCGGCCAGGAAAGAAAGTGCCCAGCCCACGGCGGCATCAACGTGCAGCTGCGGTGTCGGCTGTTGGTACTCGGTTGATTTGGCATCCAGAAGTGTGCGGATCGCAGCCAGATCATCGATCCCAAATCCGTCCGTGGTTCCAAAGGACGCGACGACATAAGCCACCTTGGTCCCGTTTTGGTAGCACTCGTCAAGCTGCTGCTCAAGCAGATCCACACGGATCGACAGATTTGCGTCCGTCGGAATGGCGATCAGATTGTTCACGCCGATTCCCAGCCATCCGGCGACGGTGCGGTTGGAATAGTGACTCGCTTCGGAACAAAACCCGACCACACGTTGCCCCCCGATGCCGTTCTGCATCGCTCCGGGGACGACTCGCTCGATTCCGATTTTTGCGCCGTAAAGATTGGAGATGGTTCCGCCGATCGTAAACACGCCCCACGGATCGTCGGTGTGATAGAAGATCAAATTGGCCAGCGCCGTGACCGATTTGACCTCCAGTTCATTCGAACGCTGGCTATAGCGATCCGTGCACAGGTTGGGGTTCTTTAGCAAACAGGCGAACGCGCCGATCAGCGATGCGTTGTTGGCCGGGCCACGTACGTTTTCCAAGTGCAGGGGGCTGTTAAAGCTGTCCGTGCCCCAAAAGTAAGGAAAAACGGCGTCGCGAGCGTCTTTCAGATTGCCCGGCAACATGTGAATCTCAGGATTCGCTTTCGCCGTCTCATAATTCTGCGACATCGCGTGGGCCGGGTTGAGTGCGTGTTCGGTCGCCGCAGCGCTCAGCAGCTCTTCCAGGATCGTCACAATCGACTCTTGATCCCACTTGAAGAAGGTGTCAACCAGTTTTCGATAGTCGTTCCGATCCATAGGTCTCCCTCGCGGTCGCTAAGTCATGATCGTATCATGAAGGATACCTCCCGCTTTTGCGAGTGCGGCAAGGATTCCGATAGCGCGACAGTAAGGGACCCAGATTGGCGGGCGATGGAAGGGACCATTCGGGGCTAACGAAGTGTGGCGATCAGCGCGAGGAATCCCAGCCCGAAGAGCAGCGCCCCAACGTTCACGAGGATCGGATGGGCGGACGCTGCGGTCAATAGAGCGACGCCGCCAATCATCGCAGCGAGTCCGCCAAAAAGAGTTGCCTCATACATCAGCGAGGACTTGACAGCGTTTCGCGGCAGCTCCTCAGATGCCGGCGCCGCGTACGGATTGAGTTGCGATTGGTCTCGATCAAGTTCGCTCATGCGGAGATCAATCCGTTTCCACTGGGGATAACACCGCTTTCTCAAAGAGCCTCACTTTAACGGATCGTCGTCTTGCGTTGACAACACTTGCTCCAACGCATCGAGTACTCTGTCTTGACGATCCGCCTGCTTTTCCCATCGGTCCAGCAACGCATCATAGCGATCGGATTGTGCCTTGGATCGATTCTGTTGTCGCTCCGTTTCGTCTTGCTGCTGTTGTGTTCGATCAAGTT containing:
- a CDS encoding arylsulfatase; protein product: MKGHPVVAIAAAWIVVAGLVVGGSPAAAQSATAQSAAADPPNIIYIMLDEWGYFESGHMGNGDLLTPNIDRFAEEGMRFTNAYAGAPVCGPTRCSLLTGLHAGHMSMRKNDGFSPIRSEEPTLASMLKQQGYVTGGFGKWGIGGRGTSGVPEQHGFDQFFGYYDQVHAHTFYPRYLIRNSQEVPLPGNPGISFFEGETHAHVEIFNEALKFIRENHEQRFFCYLPWTPPHGLWGIDEDDPSWQLFKDKPWTAGQRTENDAKVYAAFMHMVDRQLGQIISLLKETAIDDNTVIFLCGDNGGQDYFKTPERPHGFFGPNLNPQTGERFRAGKGSLYEGGLKVPYLVRWPGKVQDASVANHLLYYPDVMPTLADLAGAECPPTDGLSFAPTLLGQGDQPTHPSLYWEYQGQTAVRMGNWKAYRGRNGTWELYDLSQDVEEKQNVADDYPETLKQLVGLADQAHRPVRPGTIHDREVMMKDHRQAPHQGNLEYLKRNANGS
- a CDS encoding motility protein A produces the protein MDIATIIGLILGFGLILASIAMGGGGLGPFIDPPSMMIVFGGAAAASLINFPLKYNLGAFGVILKCFLFKLPTAQDTIAQFKKFAEVVRKDGLLALEDQAAEIKDDYMRRGLESLISGVPAEDVARTLEIELAYIEQRHVTGKKIVDSAGAAAPAFGMIGTLIGLVQMLRSLDDPSKIGGGMATALLTTLYGALIANVVCIPLAGKLETRNREETMIRELIIRGIALLGEGESPRVVEEKLLGFLSPKTRRSILAKA
- a CDS encoding flagellar motor protein MotB, yielding MASDLPEDPPEDIPAWFMTYSDVITLLMTFFILLLTFATTEPERFEKVTASVFGAAGAKGVAGHEHDMLDRNSWSQRIRPRAARIAMQGSEMPPIQKEVTTKAIGRGLEAVSELASQKDVMKTYAFEMPLEKLVDQNLKLTQRGAKVAAKLSAQLRSLSIHCTFEISDRTLEDRVCAFAHHLYHVERARPGQIGTSIADNVTTKMVRIVIEKYEGNR
- a CDS encoding flagellar motor protein MotB, producing MSKRKKQPPSVPSKAYLVSFGDTMTALLAFFIVLNSLAKEQTGANMHSGTGSFVNAFSSSGQPGHLSGSRSNEVIQQESQKPIYALAENMKDDSDKNIGPDEINEQQRVLDREKEQFQKFLTELESQLDLDMLPEIENQVVFDSFERPDPTTGKLSLHAVQLISEAVTKLREPGMTLEIVLWADMPRGSALKRKLDKSVELRKEIERTVWMKASQKSRIRYRVKPWLFADAKRPYLSVILGRTSAAPDAG
- a CDS encoding pyridoxal phosphate-dependent decarboxylase family protein, which codes for MDRNDYRKLVDTFFKWDQESIVTILEELLSAAATEHALNPAHAMSQNYETAKANPEIHMLPGNLKDARDAVFPYFWGTDSFNSPLHLENVRGPANNASLIGAFACLLKNPNLCTDRYSQRSNELEVKSVTALANLIFYHTDDPWGVFTIGGTISNLYGAKIGIERVVPGAMQNGIGGQRVVGFCSEASHYSNRTVAGWLGIGVNNLIAIPTDANLSIRVDLLEQQLDECYQNGTKVAYVVASFGTTDGFGIDDLAAIRTLLDAKSTEYQQPTPQLHVDAAVGWALSFLADYDLGRNTLGFSDSLLSIVKRVQEACKGLRVVDSATIDFHKLGRGHYPSSAFLVNHRRDLKYLAREVTDTPYFSEAQASRDPALITLECSRPALGPYIVMASLNGIGLTGWQMLTARSLELAERLKQGLETLPYCKVLNRETIGVSVDWWVLPKGRDAERIYRQLVEGTLPDAEREQYFAEVARTQRKREKMMDPKVDARLGFTTNFGFKPFGIEIPAWKAVFMNPATDEEMVDRILWSVEESA